One window of Phalacrocorax carbo chromosome 1, bPhaCar2.1, whole genome shotgun sequence genomic DNA carries:
- the LYZ gene encoding lysozyme C, protein MRQAQESPWSRCMRYPGNIKSWLIPAFCLLPLAAQGRVYETGELAAAVKRLGLNNFWGHSLELSSRGFQGAQSGIFQTNSCCWCNGGRTLRAKHVCDVPCSAELSFCRSPTGIALESPAAQRELVGLSRDTARTHGSMHLWLRSARQAGTLPAPK, encoded by the exons ATGAGACAAGCGCAGGAGAGCCCGTGGTCTCGGTGCATGCGCTACCCTGGCAACATCAAGTCTTGGTTAATCCCTGCGTTTTGCCTCCTACCCCTGGCTGCCCAGGGGAGGGTCTATGAGACAGGTGAGCTGGCAGCAGCCGTGAAGCGTCTTGGACTGAATAACTTTTGGGGACACAGCCTGGAACTCTCCTCTCGAGGCTTCCAGGGGGCAC AATCAGGGATCTTCCAGAccaacagctgctgctggtgcaaTGGTGGCAGGACGCTGAGGGCCAAGCACGTGTGTGATGTCCCCTGCTCAGCTGAGCTCAGTTTCTGCAG AAGCCCCACGGGCATTGCTCTGGAGTCACCAGCAGCTCAGAGGGAGCTGGTGGGCTTATCCAGAGATACAGCACGAACCCACGGCAGCATGCATCTCTGGCTTCGTTCAGCTCGGCAGGCAGGCACGCTCCCTGCTCCGAAGTGA
- the YEATS4 gene encoding YEATS domain-containing protein 4, with product MFKRMAEFGPDSGGRVKGVTIVKPIVYGNVARYFGKKREEDGHTHQWTVYVKPYRNEDMSAYVKKIQFKLHESYGNPLRVVTKPPYEITETGWGEFEIIIKIFFIDPNERPVTLYHLLKLFQSDTNAILGKKTVVSEFYDEMIFQDPTAMMQQLLTTSRQLTLGAYKHETEFADLEVKTREKLEAAKKKTSFEIAELKERLKASRETINCLKNEIRKLEEDDQSKDM from the exons ATGTTCAAGAGAATGGCCGAGTTCGGGCCTGACTCCGGGGGGCGCGTGAAG ggcGTCACCATTGTGAAGCCGATCGTGTACGGCAACGTGGCGCGGTACTTcggaaagaaaagagaggaggacGGCCACACGCACCAGTGGACGGTTTACGTCAAGCCCTACAGGAATGAG GATATGTCTGCCTAcgtgaaaaaaatccagttcaaGCTGCATGAAAGCTACGGCAATCCTCTAAGAG TTGTTACCAAACCACCGTACGAAATCACCGAAACAGGCTGGGGTGAATTTGAAATCATcattaagatatttttcattGATCCAAATGAAAGACCT GTAACCTTGTATCACTTGCTGAAGCTTTTTCAGTCTGATACCAATGCCAtcctgggaaagaaaactgtaGTTTCTGAATTCTATGATGAAATG ATATTCCAAGATCCTACTGCAATGATGCAGCAGCTGTTAACGACTTCTCGGCAACTAACGCTTGGTGCTTATAAGCATGAAACAGAGT TTGCTGATCTTGAAGTGAAAACCAGGGAAAAACTGGAAGCtgccaaaaagaaaactagTTTTGAAATTGCTGAGCTTAAAGAAAGACTAAAAGCAAGTCGTGAAACCATCAACTGTTTAAAGAATGAAATCAGAAAACTTGAAGAAGATGATCAGTCTAAAGATATGTGA